GAAGCCCAGTTCCATCGCCAGCTCCGAGAACGACACCTGCGCCTGGGTGGTGATGCTGTTCAGCGCGGCCTGGCAGCGGATGATCCGGCAGAAGGTCTTGGGGGTCATGCCGGTGTCCTGGCGGAACTGGCGCTGCAGGGTGCGGCCGCTGTAGCCGCTGAGGTCTTCCAGCTGGCTGACGCGGATGTCGCCGCGGTGGGCGATGATGGTGCGCACCACCTGGCTGGTCAGCCCCGCGCTGGTCTCGCCCAGGCGCTGGGCGGCGAAGGCGTTGAAGCAGCTCATCTGCTCGTCGAAGCCGGGGCTGGCAGCGATGGTGTCGATCAGCGACTGGGCGCCGGGGACGATGTCCAGCAGGTTGATCTCCTGCTCGGTGAGTTCTTCGGCCAGATTGTGCAGCAGGCCCGGCACCACGCCAGGGCGAAAGCGCAGGCCGAAGTAGCGGTGACGGTGTAACAACTCGACACGCCGGGCCTCCAGCGGGGTGCCACAGACCCGCGCGGCGGGATGATCGGTATCACAATCGAAGATGATGTCGACGCAGCCGTCCGGCACCGCGAAGGTGCGCTCTGCCGAGGGCGCGACATCGAACGCATAGTAATGGGCGATGGCCGGATGCCGCGTGTTCATCACGCAGTAGCGCGACGAGTTCAGCACGAACCAGGGCTGTTCACAGGCGTTGCGTGGCGTGGGCGCGGGGCTGGACGGGATCATCATGAGGTCTGCGTGGTTACACGTCGTTGTTGTCGGTCATCAGGCAGCAATTAACGTACCAGTCGCACGGCCGCCGCCTCTCGGGGCCAGGGCACCGATCCTACGTGCCTCCACCCTCGCGCTGTTATCCATGTTCGGCAGCTTTGCAGGCTCGAGCCCACTCCTGGCGCACCAGCACAGTGCGCCGGGTGACCGCCATCAGCGTGCTGCCGGGGTGGTGCGTATCGGCTGCCAATTCGGGATAACGCCTGCCCGGCGATCGGCATAGCATCGATTCAGGCCTGCGAGCCCCATAACAAGACGCATGCGAGCCGCGCCTGACGCCAGGTGCCGGCTTTTCCAAGACAACGACTGCCTCATACAACAAGGTCAAGAAAATGAGCGTATCCGTGACTTCCGCCGCCAGTTCCACCGGCCTGCGGCGTGGCGCCCTGAGCGTCGGCTTCATCATCTTCTTCGTGGTCTCGGCCGCGAGTCCCCTGAGTGTGCTGGCCGGTGGTTTTCCCATCGGCATCATGCTCGGCAATGGCGCGGGTACGCCGGCGTTGCTGATTCTGGCATTGCTGGTGCTGCTGGCCTTCTCGGTCGGCTACACCACCATGGCCCGTCACCTGACCAACGCCGGTGGCTTCTACGCCTTTTCCTCGCGGGGCCTGGGCGGGCTGGCAGGCGGTGCAGCCGGGGTGCTGGCGATGTTCGCCTACAACATTCTGCAGGTCGGCCTGTACGGCATGTTCGGCGGCGTGGTGGCCGGCACCATGGCCACCGTCTTCGGCATCGACTGGCCCTGGTGGACCTACTCGCTGCTGGCCATGGCCAGCATCGCGGTACTGGGTTACCGCAACATCGACCTGTCGGCCCGGGTGCTGTCGTTCATCGTGGTCGCCGAGTACCTGGCCATTCTCGTTCTCGATGTGGCGATCCTGCGCAGCGGCGGTGACAGCGGCATCAACTTCGACTCGTTCAAGAGCGAACAGGTGTTCAGCGGCACGCCCTCGATCGGCCTGCTGTTCTGCTTCGCTGCGTTCATCGGCTTCGAGGCCACGACCATCTACGGCGAAGAGGCCAAGAACCCGCAGCGCGCGATTCCGATCGCCACGTATGTCTCGGTGCTACTGATCGGCTGCTTCTACGCCCTGTCGATCTGGTCGATGGTCATCGGCGTCGGTGCCGACAAGATCGTCGGCGTGCTGCAGAACCTCGGCGACCCGACACACTTCATCTATGGCCTGTCGGATCACTTCGTCGGCCCCCGCCTGACCGAGGTGATCCGCGTGCTGTTCATGGTCAGCATCTATGCCGGCCTGCTGGCCTTTCACAATTCGGCGGCGCGCTACTTCTACGCCATCGGCCGTGACGGCCTGCTGCCGCGCAGCCTGGGGGTCACCCACCGCATCCACCAGAGCCCGCACATGGGGTCGGCGCTGCAGAGCCTGATCGCCGCGGTGGTGGTGCTGGTTTTCGCGGCCATGGATGCCGACCCGATCCTGCAGCTGTTCGCCTGGTTCTCCAGCCTGGCCACCCTGTGCCTGCTGCTGCTCATGGCCATGACCTCGGCAGCGGTTCTGATGTACTTCCGGCGCAACCCGCAGCTGGGCCTGGGGGTGACACGGCGCCTGCTGCTGCCGGCATTCTCCTGCGTGGCGCTGGGCATCGTGCTGGTCATCGCGGTGCTGCACTTCGACGTGCTCACCGGTTCCAGCCAGGCGTTGTCATGGCTGCTCTGCGCGGTGATTCCGGCAGCGCTGGCCGGCGGGGTGCTGCTGGCCGCGCGGCTGCGGCGCGTCTCGCCGCAATGCTTCGCCGCCCTGGGCAGCCACAAGCTCTGAACGCTCAAGCGCTTACGCCCATCATTTGGCGCTGGCCGGCGGAGGCTGGCGCCCGAAACTGGAGGTTCTCATGTACGACTATCGAATGTTGATTGACGGTGCCCGGGTCGAGGGCGAGGCCGGCCACTTCGACATCATCAACCCGGCCAGTGGCGTCGCCTTCGCCCAATGCGGTGCCGGTTCCATCGCCCAGCTGGACCAGGCCGTCGAGGCGGCGCAGCGCGCCTTTGGCGAATGGCGGTTGAGCAGCCATGCGCAGCGCAGCGCCTGCCTGCAGCGTATTGCCGACGACCTGGAACACGAGGCCGATGCGCTGGCGCGGCTGATCGTGGCCGAGCAGGGCAAGCCCCTGGCCCTGGCGATGTCCGAGGTCATGGGCGGGGTGGCCTGGACGCGCTACGCCGCCGGCCAGGAGATTCCGGTGGAACTGGTCGAGGAAAACCCCAGCCAGCGCGTGGAGTTGCATCGCAAGCCGCTGGGCGTAGTGGCCTCGATCACGCCGTGGAACTGGCCGTTCATGATCGCCATCTGGCACATCATGCCGGCGCTGCGTGCCGGCAACTGTGTGGTCAGCAAGCCGTCGAGCCTGACCCCGCTGAGCACCCTGGCGCTGGTGGAGATCATCGCTCGCCACGTGCCACGCGGGGTGATCAACGTGATCACCGGCGAGCGCGGTTTCGGCAGCGCCATCTCCAGTCATCCGGGTATCCACAAGATCGTCTTCACCGGCTCTACCGCCACCGGCCAGCGGGTGATGCAAGCGGCAGCCGGCAACCTCAAGCGCCTGACCCTGGAGCTGGGCGGCAACGACGCGGCCATCGTGCTGCCGGGCACGGCGGTGCAGGAGGTGGTCGAGGACATCTTCCAGGCGGCGTTTCTCAACATGGGGCAGACCTGCGCGGCGCTCAAGCGCCTGTACGTGCACGAGTCGCAGGTCGAGGCATTCGGCGAGGCGCTGGCGAGCATTGCGCGGCGCCAGGTGATCGGCGATGGCCTGCAGCCCGAGGTCACCTTCGGCCCGGTGCAGAACCTGGAACAACTGCAGTTGGTCGCCGAACTGGTCGATGACGCCCGGCGCCAGGGCGGGCGGGTGTTGTGCGGTGGGGAGCGGCTGGCGCAGCCGGGCTATTTCTATCCGCCGACCATCGTCACCGGCGTGCACGATGGCCAGCGCCTGGTGGACGAGGAACAGTTCGGTCCGGTGCTGCCGGTGATCGCCTACCGCGATGTCGAAGAAGTACTGCAGCGCGCCAACCACAGCGATATGGGGTTGGGCGGCTCGGTGTGGGGCAGTGACCCGGACCAGGCCCAGGCCCTGGCCAGTCGCCTGGAAAGCGGCGTGGCCTGGGTCAACTGCCACGCGCAGATCCAGCCCAATACGCCGTTCGGTGGCTGCAAGCTGTCGGGCTTCGGGGTCGAGTTCGGCCTGGAAGGGCTGCTGGAGTTCACCACCCAACAGCTGCTTTATGTGCGCAAGCCCAAGGGCTGAGGAGACGCTCATGTACGACCGCTATCGCAACGCTGAAAAGAAATTCTGGCACCCCATGGGCAGCGCTGCCCCCGGCCAGCGTGACAAGACCCTGGTGATCGCCAGGGGCGACGGCAACTACGTCACCGACATCGACGGCAACCGCCTGCTCGATGGTGTGGGTGGTCTGTGGAATGTCAACGTCGGTCACAATCGTGCCGAGGTGAAAGCCGCCATCGCCGCCCAGCTCGACGAGCTGGCCTATTACCAGACCTTCGATGGCATCGCACATCCGCGCGTATTCGACCTGGCCGAGCGGCTCACCGGGATGTTCGCGCAGGAGCGCATGAGCCGGGTGCTGTTCAACTCGGGCGGTTCCGATGCCGTGGAAACCGCACTGAAGATGGCCCGTCAGTACTGGGTGGCCGCTGGTGAGCCCGGGCGCACGCGCTTTCTGTCGCTGCGCAACGGTTACCACGGCGTGCACCTGGGCGGCACGTCGGTCGGTGGCAACGGTGTGTATCACTACAACCACGGCCCGCTGCTCGCGGGCTGCCACTTGCTCGACACACCCTGGTTGTACCGCAACCCGTGGGATTGCCGCGAGCCGCAGGCGCTGGTCGAACATTGCATTCGCCAGCTGGAAGCGCAGATCCAGTTCCTCGGAGCCGGCAGCATCGCCGCATTCATCGCCGAGCCGGTGCAGGGCGCCGGCGGAGTCATCGTACCGCCGGCCAGCTATTGGCCGCGCCTGCGCGAAGTCTGCGACCGCCACGGCATCCTGCTGATCGCCGATGAGGTGGTCACCGGCTTCGGTCGCTCCGGCTGCCTGCTGGGCAGCCGTGGCTGGGGGGTGGCGCCGGACATCCTGTGCCTGGCCAAGGGCATCTCTGCCGGTTACATCCCGCTGGGCGCCACGCTGTTCAATGCGCGTATCGCCCAGGCCATCGAGAATGGCCCGGGGTTCTCCAGCATGGTCATGCACGGCTACACCTACAGCGGCCACCCGGTGGCCTGTGCGGCGGCGCTGGCGGTGCTGGACATCGTCGAAGCCGAGGACCTGCCTGGCAACGCCGCCCGCGTCGGCGCCGGGCTGCTCGAACAGTTGCAGCCGCTGGTGGATCGGCATGCGGTGGTCGGCGAGGCGCGGGGCAAAGGCTTGATGATTGCCCTCGACCTGGTCGCCGACAAGCGCACCCGTGAACCGCTCGACCCGGCCGCCGGGCATGCCGCGCGCATCGCCGATGCGGCGCGCCGTGCGGGTGTGCTGGTGCGGCCTGTGGGCAACAAGATCATCCTCTCGCCGCCGCTGACACTCAGCGCTGACGAGGCCGCCAGCCTGGTCGAGGCGCTGGACAAGGCACTGACACGCCACCCTTGATCACGACCGGTCCCTGCGCGATGCAGGTCCGGGCAGCAGACACATAACGACCCTCGGCAAAGGGGGCAGGAGCAGACAACATGCGCAATCGACGACTGGCCACGGGCCTGGCCCTGACCATGGGCCTGAGTACGGCAACTGGCACCCAGGCCTATGAGTTGTACGCCGATGACGACACTCATCTGAATGCCGACATGCAGGCGGTATTTGGCTGGATGAACAGCCGCAAGAACTACGACGGTACGCCAGGAGGGTCGAGCTGGCGCGAAGGCTTCATCAAGTACGGCGTCAGTGGTGATCAGGGATTGGGCGGGGCGGGGACCCTGCGCGGTGCGTTCAACCTGGTCAGTTCGGCCACCTGGGGCGATGGTGATGCGGCGGGCAATACCGACGGCAGCGAGCGCACCACCAAGATCGAAGACGCCTGGCTGGGCTGGCGCTCTGCCGATCTGGTGCCGGCGCTGGGCCAGGACGGCGTGGACTTTTCGTTCGGGCGGCAGGTGGTCAAGCTCGGCCGCGGCTTCCTGATCAACGACGACGGCCCCAATCTGGGCAAGGGGCCGGCTGGCGGCGACCTGAATCGTGGCGGTGCCTATTACATAGCTGCCCGCCACGCCTTCGACCGTACCGCAGTGCTGCGCCTGGGTGGCCAGGATGGCTTGCACGGCAGCGTGCTGTGGCTCAAGTCCGACAACCGCGCCCAGGCGGAAACCGAACTGGCCGCCGGCACCCTGGACTACAGCGGCGCGGCGGGAACCCTGGGGCTGACCTGGATCCATGGCCTGGACGTCAACCCGCGCTGGGCCAGCCCGCTGCAAAGCCAGCGCAAGGACCTGGACGTGTACAGTCTGCGCGGGGAGGGCAGTGCCGGTATCGACAATGCCAGCTTCGCCTTTGAATACGCCTGGCAGGACAAGCCGCAAGGCAGCGAGCAGGCCTGGTATGGTGAGGCCGGTTACACCTTCGCCGATGCCCCTTGGGCGCCGACCCTGACCTACCGCTACACCCGCTACTCCACGGGCTGGGATTCACTGTTCACCGGCCTGAGCACTGGCTATGGCACCTGGTTCCAGGGCGAAGTGGCGGCCAACTACGCCGGGCCGTTCAACAGCAATACCGGCATTCACCACCTGGGGCTGAAGGTCAAGCCACGCGAAGACCTGACCCTCTGCGCGCTGTACTTCGACTTCAGCACCCTGGGCCGGCGCAGCCAGCTGAACCTGGACGCCCGCGAGCTGGACCTGTATGCCGAGTGGGCAGTCAGCGAACACTTGATCGTCAGCCCGTTGGTGGGGCTCTACCAGCCGCGCAAGAGTGCTGAAAACGGCGGCAACCAGGTGGGTGGCAACGGGACCAACGTCTACAGCCAACTGCTGCTGATCATGCCGTTCTAGGTCCAATGCAGGTCAGTTAGACCATTGGAGCTTGCTCGCGAATGGCAGGCTATCTGGATCGGGTACACCCGCCGCAGCATCAGTGCCCTTTAGTCACCTTTCCGCCTTTACGGCGGGTTACTTTTGGTTTCCAGGTGCCCTGCGCGCCAAAAGTAACCAAAAGCCATTGCTCCTGGCTTGGGTCTGCCCTGCGGGCAGACTTCCCTCCTTCCGGCGCCCTTCCAGGGGGCCGGCGCAATGGGCCGTCCCTGGCCCAGTGCGCCTAAGCCGGCTTCCCTGCCGGCTTACCCCCTTCCATGACACCTCCACTCGGCCTGCACCGAAGTCGCGTTCGGCGGCGTCTGCAAGTTCTGTGCTTTAAAAGCGAAAGCGACGCCAAATCAGATTGCTCTGGTCTAAAAGATCAGTATGGGTTCTAGGCCCAATACGGTTTGATTAAGCGCTTTGTGGCCCGGTGGGAGCGGCTTTAGCCGCGAAAGCGCCAGGAAATTCAGTGCATCTGTTGTGAAGAGGCGGTCGCTTCGCGGCTGAAGCCGCTCCTGCCCGGTCTAACCGACCAGTATTGGTTCTAGGCCCAGTACAGGCCCAACTGACTTATCCGTAATGGATGCCTGGCCTGCTCGAAACGGCTGGCTCCATCACGGACCGTCGGCACGCTGGGCGTGCATGTTGGCGGCGATGCGCCGTGCGGTTTCGATCACCATGTCGGTGACCGTTTCCTGGCGCAGCAGTTTGAAGCTCGCCGTGTCGCCCACCGCCGACAGGCTGCCGACCACTTCCTTGCCCTCCAGGCTGACGATCGGTGCGGCGATCCCGGTCAGGCCCTTGTTCAGTTCGTCGTGGGTGATGCAGTAGCCGTCCTTGCGGATTTTCTTCGCCACCCGGGCGAACTCCGACCAGGCGTAGTGGTTGCAGGGGTGGCCCGGGTCGCCGGCGATATGGTCTTCGAACAGCTTCAGCAGGTGCCGGCCCTTCTGGTAGGCGACCAGCACCTTCGACTGTGCGCCGCGGAAGATCGGCAGTGGCTGGCCACGGCCGAAGGTGAACTGGTGCTGGCTGCTCGGGTCGGTGATCCACGTGTTGATGATGTGCCCGTCGTAGAACACGCTGACGAACACCGCCAGGCCGGTCTCGGCCGACAGTGCCTCGATTTCCTGGCGTCCGGCGCTGAGGATCGGGTCGTACTGACGCATCATCCAGTCCAGTTCGATGATCCGCGGACCCAGGCCGTAGCTGCCGGCACCGACGCGAGTCAGCAGGCCGGCGTCGCACAGGTCTTTCACATAGCGGTACACCGTGGCCCTGGACAAGCCCATGCGCTCGGCGATGGTCTCCGGGTCGATCTGCAACTGGTCAGGACCGAACAGGTCCAGAACGGCCAGGGTCTTGCGCAGGCTGCTCATATCGTTGCCTCGATGGCGAAGTGTCTTTTGGATGTGGCAGAAAATACCCTTAAAAATCTCATTTGTCTCGTATTTTGAGTAAAACAACAAAATTAGGTTGTTTGTCGTTTTTCAAAATGGAATAAATCTCACACAACAAAGCCAGCCTGTGAGGCCAGACAAATGAACGGAGCCCAGTTGCTCATCCAGGCCGCCGCCGCGAGCGGGGTCGAGTACTGTTTTGCCAACCCCGGGACCACCGAAATCCCGCTGGTCGCCGCCCTGGCCGGAGACACTCGGCTCAAGCCCGTGCTGTCGCTGTTCGAAGGGGTGTGCACCGGTGCCGCCGATGGTTACGGGCGTATCGCCGGCAAACCGGCCATGACCCTGACCCACCTGGGGCCAGGCTTCGCCAATGGCATCGCCAACCTGCATAACGCCCGCCGCGCCAATACGCCAATCGTCAACGTGATCGGTGACCACGCCTCCTGGCACGT
The Pseudomonas sp. DTU_2021_1001937_2_SI_NGA_ILE_001 DNA segment above includes these coding regions:
- a CDS encoding APC family permease, with protein sequence MSVSVTSAASSTGLRRGALSVGFIIFFVVSAASPLSVLAGGFPIGIMLGNGAGTPALLILALLVLLAFSVGYTTMARHLTNAGGFYAFSSRGLGGLAGGAAGVLAMFAYNILQVGLYGMFGGVVAGTMATVFGIDWPWWTYSLLAMASIAVLGYRNIDLSARVLSFIVVAEYLAILVLDVAILRSGGDSGINFDSFKSEQVFSGTPSIGLLFCFAAFIGFEATTIYGEEAKNPQRAIPIATYVSVLLIGCFYALSIWSMVIGVGADKIVGVLQNLGDPTHFIYGLSDHFVGPRLTEVIRVLFMVSIYAGLLAFHNSAARYFYAIGRDGLLPRSLGVTHRIHQSPHMGSALQSLIAAVVVLVFAAMDADPILQLFAWFSSLATLCLLLLMAMTSAAVLMYFRRNPQLGLGVTRRLLLPAFSCVALGIVLVIAVLHFDVLTGSSQALSWLLCAVIPAALAGGVLLAARLRRVSPQCFAALGSHKL
- a CDS encoding aminotransferase class III-fold pyridoxal phosphate-dependent enzyme, which translates into the protein MYDRYRNAEKKFWHPMGSAAPGQRDKTLVIARGDGNYVTDIDGNRLLDGVGGLWNVNVGHNRAEVKAAIAAQLDELAYYQTFDGIAHPRVFDLAERLTGMFAQERMSRVLFNSGGSDAVETALKMARQYWVAAGEPGRTRFLSLRNGYHGVHLGGTSVGGNGVYHYNHGPLLAGCHLLDTPWLYRNPWDCREPQALVEHCIRQLEAQIQFLGAGSIAAFIAEPVQGAGGVIVPPASYWPRLREVCDRHGILLIADEVVTGFGRSGCLLGSRGWGVAPDILCLAKGISAGYIPLGATLFNARIAQAIENGPGFSSMVMHGYTYSGHPVACAAALAVLDIVEAEDLPGNAARVGAGLLEQLQPLVDRHAVVGEARGKGLMIALDLVADKRTREPLDPAAGHAARIADAARRAGVLVRPVGNKIILSPPLTLSADEAASLVEALDKALTRHP
- a CDS encoding aldehyde dehydrogenase family protein translates to MYDYRMLIDGARVEGEAGHFDIINPASGVAFAQCGAGSIAQLDQAVEAAQRAFGEWRLSSHAQRSACLQRIADDLEHEADALARLIVAEQGKPLALAMSEVMGGVAWTRYAAGQEIPVELVEENPSQRVELHRKPLGVVASITPWNWPFMIAIWHIMPALRAGNCVVSKPSSLTPLSTLALVEIIARHVPRGVINVITGERGFGSAISSHPGIHKIVFTGSTATGQRVMQAAAGNLKRLTLELGGNDAAIVLPGTAVQEVVEDIFQAAFLNMGQTCAALKRLYVHESQVEAFGEALASIARRQVIGDGLQPEVTFGPVQNLEQLQLVAELVDDARRQGGRVLCGGERLAQPGYFYPPTIVTGVHDGQRLVDEEQFGPVLPVIAYRDVEEVLQRANHSDMGLGGSVWGSDPDQAQALASRLESGVAWVNCHAQIQPNTPFGGCKLSGFGVEFGLEGLLEFTTQQLLYVRKPKG
- a CDS encoding helix-turn-helix domain-containing protein, which gives rise to MMIPSSPAPTPRNACEQPWFVLNSSRYCVMNTRHPAIAHYYAFDVAPSAERTFAVPDGCVDIIFDCDTDHPAARVCGTPLEARRVELLHRHRYFGLRFRPGVVPGLLHNLAEELTEQEINLLDIVPGAQSLIDTIAASPGFDEQMSCFNAFAAQRLGETSAGLTSQVVRTIIAHRGDIRVSQLEDLSGYSGRTLQRQFRQDTGMTPKTFCRIIRCQAALNSITTQAQVSFSELAMELGFTDQSHFLRDFKKLVSTTPNDYHRRVSQDGWNERIRVMDLH
- a CDS encoding IclR family transcriptional regulator codes for the protein MSSLRKTLAVLDLFGPDQLQIDPETIAERMGLSRATVYRYVKDLCDAGLLTRVGAGSYGLGPRIIELDWMMRQYDPILSAGRQEIEALSAETGLAVFVSVFYDGHIINTWITDPSSQHQFTFGRGQPLPIFRGAQSKVLVAYQKGRHLLKLFEDHIAGDPGHPCNHYAWSEFARVAKKIRKDGYCITHDELNKGLTGIAAPIVSLEGKEVVGSLSAVGDTASFKLLRQETVTDMVIETARRIAANMHAQRADGP